One Thermodesulfobacteriota bacterium genomic region harbors:
- a CDS encoding PAS domain S-box protein: protein MGTPLRVLVVDDSEDDALLVLRELKRGGYDCASRRVETAQDMEAALDRERWDVVISDYSMPRFSGPAALALLQGKGLDLPFLMVSRVIGEETAVQALRAGAHDFVMKRNLARLAPAVGRELREAQMRRERRQAAEELRASEERFRELADLLPETVFEAGEEGVLTFINRTGLELFGFSLQEIRDGLPVLHLLCPEDRPRARANMEAILAGRRVAANAYSALRKDGTIFPVLIHSNAILRGGRAVGLRGVAADLTQLQQSERERSRLATAVEQAAEAIVIAGTRGEIEYANPAFEAVTGYGLQEVQGRSLVFLNQEATDEAVLRALAACLETGRGWTGHLVGKRKDGSVFEEDCTLSPVRDGAARLVNFVAVRRDVTEQLRMERQFRQAQKLDALGTLAGGIAHDFKNLLMPIIGFTQLTFDDLPEGSEGRENLARVLSASDRARDLIDRILAFSREAEQPRRPLRLGPMIAETLELLRGSLPKTIEFRHHIATPEDFVLGDPTRIHQVLVNLCTNAAQAMEGNPGVLEVTLAQVNPDAEFLAHHPELREGPYLRLSVTDTGCGMTKELMERIFEPFFTTRGGRGGTGLGLAAVHGIVTSFGGAVRVYSEPGHGTSFHVYLPKIAPREPEKAETGTAAPTGNERILYVDDEPDIVEIGRKALQALGYRVATATGSLEALERFRADPDAFDLVVTDDIMPKMTGVALARELRNIRPDLPVVLSSGLVRTARNELEALAPVEILHKPATLRQIGEAVRRALDRERAAGEIQRPRRPSPEPPGDARSHPT from the coding sequence GTGGGAACTCCTCTTCGCGTCCTGGTGGTAGACGACTCGGAAGACGACGCGCTGCTGGTGCTGCGCGAGCTCAAACGGGGCGGTTACGACTGTGCCTCTCGCCGCGTCGAGACGGCGCAGGACATGGAAGCGGCGCTCGATCGAGAACGCTGGGACGTCGTCATCTCCGACTACAGCATGCCCCGGTTCAGCGGGCCGGCGGCCCTTGCCTTGCTCCAGGGAAAGGGGCTGGACCTTCCCTTCCTGATGGTGTCTCGGGTGATCGGGGAAGAGACGGCGGTGCAGGCGTTGAGGGCCGGCGCCCACGACTTCGTGATGAAGCGCAACCTGGCCCGGCTCGCGCCGGCGGTGGGTCGGGAACTTCGGGAAGCCCAGATGCGCCGGGAGCGGCGACAAGCGGCCGAGGAGCTTCGGGCGAGCGAAGAGAGATTTCGGGAGCTGGCCGATTTGCTGCCGGAGACGGTGTTCGAAGCGGGAGAGGAAGGCGTCCTGACCTTCATCAACCGGACGGGCCTGGAACTTTTCGGGTTCAGCCTCCAGGAGATCCGCGACGGCCTCCCGGTCCTCCATCTCCTTTGCCCCGAGGACCGACCGAGGGCGCGGGCGAATATGGAGGCGATCCTGGCGGGGCGCAGGGTTGCTGCCAACGCCTACTCGGCTCTTCGCAAGGATGGCACGATCTTCCCGGTGCTCATCCATTCCAACGCGATCCTGAGGGGCGGCCGTGCCGTGGGGCTGCGGGGCGTGGCCGCCGACCTCACGCAGCTCCAGCAATCCGAGCGGGAGCGCAGCCGACTGGCCACCGCCGTGGAACAGGCGGCCGAGGCCATCGTCATCGCCGGGACGCGAGGCGAGATCGAGTACGCGAATCCAGCGTTCGAGGCGGTAACCGGATACGGCTTGCAGGAGGTGCAGGGGCGCAGTCTCGTGTTCCTGAACCAGGAAGCCACGGACGAGGCAGTACTGAGAGCCTTGGCGGCGTGCTTGGAGACCGGACGGGGGTGGACCGGCCACCTCGTCGGGAAGCGAAAGGACGGAAGTGTCTTCGAGGAGGATTGCACGCTGTCTCCGGTGCGGGACGGGGCGGCGCGGCTCGTAAACTTCGTCGCGGTGCGGCGCGACGTGACCGAACAGCTGCGCATGGAGCGGCAGTTTCGGCAGGCGCAGAAGCTCGACGCCCTGGGCACCCTGGCCGGAGGCATCGCCCACGACTTCAAGAACCTCCTCATGCCGATCATCGGATTCACACAGCTGACGTTCGACGACCTCCCGGAGGGGAGCGAAGGCAGGGAGAACCTGGCTCGGGTCTTGTCTGCCTCGGACCGGGCTCGGGACCTGATCGACAGGATCCTGGCCTTCAGCCGAGAGGCGGAGCAGCCCAGGCGCCCCCTTCGGCTGGGCCCGATGATCGCCGAGACCCTGGAACTCCTCCGAGGGTCCCTTCCCAAGACCATCGAGTTCCGGCACCACATCGCGACGCCCGAAGACTTCGTGCTTGGGGACCCCACCCGCATCCATCAGGTGCTCGTCAACCTGTGCACGAATGCAGCGCAGGCGATGGAGGGCAACCCCGGTGTGCTCGAGGTGACGCTCGCGCAGGTGAACCCGGACGCCGAATTTCTCGCCCACCACCCAGAGCTGCGGGAGGGCCCGTATCTGCGGCTTAGCGTGACCGACACGGGATGCGGCATGACCAAAGAGCTCATGGAGCGCATCTTCGAGCCCTTCTTCACGACCCGAGGTGGGCGCGGGGGTACGGGGTTGGGCCTGGCGGCCGTTCACGGCATCGTCACGAGCTTTGGGGGGGCGGTTCGGGTGTACAGCGAACCCGGACACGGTACCTCGTTTCACGTCTACCTGCCGAAGATCGCGCCTCGCGAGCCCGAGAAAGCGGAGACGGGAACGGCCGCGCCCACGGGAAACGAGCGCATCCTCTACGTCGACGACGAACCGGATATCGTCGAAATCGGCCGCAAGGCGCTCCAAGCGCTCGGGTACCGGGTGGCCACCGCGACCGGCAGCCTGGAGGCACTGGAACGGTTCCGCGCAGACCCTGACGCGTTCGACCTCGTCGTCACCGATGACATCATGCCGAAGATGACCGGGGTGGCGCTTGCCCGAGAGCTCCGAAACATTCGACCCGACCTTCCGGTTGTTCTGTCCAGCGGCCTCGTCCGAACTGCCCGTAATGAGCTGGAGGCACTGGCTCCGGTCGAGATCCTCCACAAGCCCGCGACCCTGCGACAAATCGGCGAGGCCGTCCGGCGCGCCCTGGATCGGGAGAGGGCCGCTGGGGAGATACAACGTCCGCGGCGGCCGTCTCCCGAGCCGCCGGGGGATGCGAGGTCTCATCCGACATGA
- a CDS encoding acetate--CoA ligase family protein has translation MKATVETIAAALAANHATLSEYESKRILEAYDIPTAREALVDELAEVEAAAERFGYPVVLKVCSPAVSHKTEGGLMELNIADRAGLQRAHHRLAPRAKELGGRLLVQEMVAGSRELVAGLIRDPQLGPCVMFGLGGIFTEVLQDVCFRPAPLTRDDALEMCREIRGRKILEAVRGMAPVDLEELARCLTALGRIGVDHPEIREIDVNPLIVRGGRPVAVDALVVLEASSATQEQPPAPATGLKPFFEPDSVVVVGASQTPHKAGNDVIRNILANGYRGRLYLVNPRGGEILGHTVHPSIHDVPDGVDLAIVILPAGATPQTIRDCAAKGIKAVVLAASGFAEVDEEGSALQEETVRAIRETGVRVLGPNTSGHTSTPHHFTSSFFPLGKIERGNISYLAQTGNFATHTMRYILTGEHFGVARVIGLGNKLDVEESEVLEYYGNDPETRAIFVYLESFKHPRRFLEVAARVTRHKPVILLKGGATQEGAKAAVAHTAALASDDRVIDGALRQAGVVRVHQYSHLILAAKALAAMPLPRGDRVSFMAPSGAMLVCMTDYCRRHVGLQVPAVEEETRRRLQEISPPYIRMRNPVDIWPAAAASGVDFAYREAAEAVLKDPNIDALVMILMLTDETGVPPLDFIVDVARRYPDKPFYVTFSAQKKHMDAAKAFLEPKGVPTFPLIEEPFEVLSILARCRQAMERP, from the coding sequence ATGAAAGCGACGGTAGAGACCATTGCCGCGGCCCTGGCGGCCAACCACGCGACGTTGTCGGAGTACGAGAGCAAGCGCATCCTGGAGGCCTACGACATCCCGACCGCTCGGGAGGCCCTCGTGGACGAGCTCGCGGAAGTCGAAGCCGCAGCGGAGCGGTTCGGTTATCCGGTGGTCCTGAAGGTGTGTTCCCCCGCGGTGTCCCACAAGACCGAGGGGGGGCTCATGGAGCTGAACATCGCAGATCGGGCGGGCCTCCAGCGTGCCCACCACCGCCTCGCACCCCGCGCGAAGGAGCTGGGCGGCCGGCTCCTGGTCCAGGAGATGGTGGCCGGTTCGCGGGAGCTGGTGGCCGGGCTGATCCGGGACCCCCAGCTGGGCCCGTGCGTGATGTTCGGCCTGGGGGGCATCTTCACCGAAGTGCTCCAAGACGTGTGCTTCCGCCCCGCGCCCCTGACCCGCGACGACGCCCTCGAGATGTGCCGGGAGATCCGAGGCCGCAAGATCCTGGAGGCCGTTCGCGGCATGGCACCCGTCGACCTGGAGGAGCTGGCCCGCTGCCTCACCGCCCTGGGCCGGATCGGCGTGGACCACCCCGAGATTCGGGAAATCGACGTCAACCCCCTCATCGTGCGCGGCGGCCGGCCGGTGGCGGTGGACGCCCTGGTGGTGCTGGAAGCCTCGTCGGCGACCCAGGAGCAGCCGCCCGCCCCCGCCACCGGGCTCAAGCCCTTCTTCGAGCCCGATAGCGTGGTGGTGGTCGGCGCATCCCAGACCCCCCACAAGGCCGGAAACGACGTCATCCGGAACATCCTGGCCAACGGCTATCGCGGGCGCCTCTACCTGGTGAACCCCAGGGGCGGCGAGATCCTGGGGCACACCGTCCATCCCTCGATTCACGACGTGCCCGACGGCGTGGATCTGGCCATCGTCATCCTGCCGGCGGGCGCGACCCCCCAGACCATCCGCGACTGTGCCGCCAAGGGCATCAAGGCCGTCGTCCTGGCGGCCAGCGGCTTTGCCGAGGTGGACGAGGAGGGCAGCGCGCTGCAAGAGGAGACGGTGCGCGCGATCCGGGAAACCGGCGTCCGGGTGCTGGGGCCCAACACCTCCGGCCACACCAGCACCCCCCACCACTTCACGTCCAGCTTCTTCCCGTTGGGGAAGATCGAGCGCGGGAACATCTCCTACCTGGCACAGACCGGCAACTTTGCCACCCACACCATGCGCTACATCCTCACGGGCGAGCATTTCGGCGTCGCCCGGGTGATCGGCCTGGGAAACAAGCTCGACGTGGAGGAGAGCGAGGTTCTGGAGTACTACGGGAACGACCCGGAGACCCGGGCCATCTTCGTGTACCTGGAGAGCTTCAAGCACCCCCGGCGGTTCCTGGAGGTGGCCGCGCGGGTCACCCGGCACAAGCCGGTGATCCTGCTCAAGGGCGGCGCCACCCAGGAGGGGGCCAAGGCGGCCGTGGCCCACACCGCCGCCCTCGCCTCCGACGATCGGGTGATCGACGGCGCCCTGCGGCAGGCTGGCGTCGTGCGCGTCCACCAGTACTCGCACCTCATCCTCGCGGCGAAGGCGCTGGCGGCGATGCCGCTCCCCCGCGGCGACCGGGTGAGCTTCATGGCGCCCTCCGGGGCCATGCTCGTGTGCATGACGGACTACTGCCGCCGCCACGTGGGCCTGCAAGTGCCGGCCGTGGAAGAGGAGACCCGCCGGAGGCTCCAGGAGATCAGCCCTCCCTACATCCGCATGCGCAATCCGGTGGACATCTGGCCCGCGGCGGCCGCCAGCGGCGTGGACTTCGCGTATCGGGAGGCAGCCGAGGCGGTCCTCAAGGACCCCAACATCGACGCCCTGGTGATGATCCTGATGCTCACGGACGAAACGGGTGTCCCGCCGCTGGACTTCATCGTCGACGTGGCGCGGCGATATCCCGACAAGCCCTTCTACGTGACCTTCAGCGCCCAGAAGAAGCACATGGACGCGGCCAAGGCCTTCCTCGAGCCGAAGGGGGTACCGACGTTCCCGCTGATCGAGGAGCCGTTCGAGGTGTTGAGCATTCTGGCCCGCTGCCGCCAAGCGATGGAAAGACCGTAG
- a CDS encoding GAF domain-containing protein — MDPLLAKAPLLSAEAFGRLAEEKEFLIGIARRSFERVRRTLSGISGILIFADAEGTILCVTGDASVRLEAAGESNLVEGGQWGEALAGTNGIGTALARRTPVHVFSSEHFSAGWHRWTCAGAPVLDPFTQEVLGVVDFTTTQAQFRDKATDLVYSLASHISAQIRAQVELERVQLLQRRSSLAPDVPPDRIVLFDRLGHRIATGSPRKAGPAAEEGEAGLAPLETRPICLPGAPEPAGTFAVMGGTRLHRRAKSPPPGPEPLSPRG; from the coding sequence GTGGATCCTCTCCTGGCGAAGGCGCCGCTCCTGTCCGCCGAGGCCTTCGGCAGGCTCGCCGAGGAGAAGGAGTTCCTGATTGGGATCGCCCGGCGCTCGTTCGAGCGGGTTCGCAGGACCCTGTCCGGGATTTCCGGGATCCTGATCTTCGCCGACGCCGAGGGAACCATATTGTGCGTGACCGGTGATGCGTCGGTTCGACTCGAGGCGGCTGGCGAGAGCAATCTCGTCGAGGGCGGCCAGTGGGGTGAGGCTTTGGCCGGCACAAACGGGATCGGAACCGCGCTGGCCCGCCGGACGCCGGTGCACGTCTTTTCTTCGGAGCATTTCTCCGCGGGGTGGCACCGCTGGACCTGCGCCGGGGCTCCGGTGCTCGACCCCTTCACCCAGGAGGTTCTGGGTGTCGTGGACTTCACGACCACGCAGGCCCAGTTTCGGGACAAGGCGACCGATCTGGTGTACTCTCTCGCGTCGCATATCTCCGCGCAGATCCGGGCACAAGTGGAGCTCGAGCGGGTCCAGTTGCTCCAGCGGCGCTCTTCCCTCGCCCCCGACGTGCCGCCGGATCGCATCGTGCTGTTCGACCGACTGGGGCACCGCATCGCCACGGGCAGCCCAAGGAAGGCGGGTCCGGCCGCCGAGGAAGGCGAAGCCGGGCTGGCGCCGCTGGAGACGCGACCGATTTGCTTGCCCGGTGCGCCGGAACCGGCCGGCACCTTTGCGGTGATGGGCGGTACCCGTCTCCACAGGCGAGCAAAGTCCCCGCCGCCCGGTCCCGAGCCGCTTTCCCCAAGGGGGTGA
- a CDS encoding DUF2284 domain-containing protein has product MKGIGKIRLDRSADEVDRDLERYVEKALELGASRAKQVSCSEIPVDERVTLKCQIPRCFGYGVCAHCPPNTLKPSELASQLRAYRRAVFFVKDVPSEVIVRNKATIQERIDVYRELYEIVNQIESLAFYDGHYLAFGLAAGSCRHSYCSQAKDCAALQGERCRFSLKSRPSMEAVGVDVFRMAAAAGWDIYPIGSDARPEDVPKGTLAGLVVVC; this is encoded by the coding sequence ATGAAGGGGATCGGGAAGATTCGGCTGGACCGCAGTGCGGACGAGGTGGACCGGGATCTGGAGCGGTACGTGGAGAAGGCTTTGGAGCTGGGGGCTTCCCGGGCGAAGCAGGTGTCGTGCAGCGAGATTCCGGTGGACGAGCGGGTGACCCTGAAGTGCCAGATTCCACGGTGCTTTGGCTACGGGGTGTGCGCCCACTGCCCGCCCAATACCCTGAAGCCCTCGGAGCTCGCCTCCCAGCTTCGCGCCTACCGCCGGGCGGTGTTCTTCGTCAAGGACGTGCCGTCCGAGGTGATCGTGCGCAACAAGGCCACCATCCAGGAGCGCATCGACGTCTACCGCGAGCTCTACGAGATCGTGAACCAGATCGAGTCCCTGGCCTTCTACGACGGCCACTACCTGGCCTTCGGCCTCGCCGCCGGCTCCTGCCGCCACTCCTACTGCTCCCAGGCAAAGGACTGCGCCGCCCTCCAAGGGGAGCGCTGCCGGTTTTCGCTCAAGTCCAGACCGTCCATGGAAGCGGTGGGCGTGGACGTGTTTCGCATGGCCGCTGCGGCCGGCTGGGACATCTACCCCATCGGGAGCGATGCCCGGCCCGAAGACGTGCCCAAGGGGACCCTTGCCGGGCTCGTGGTCGTCTGCTGA
- a CDS encoding putative quinol monooxygenase — protein MLAVIAKLPVQEGKVDDAIAVLRELMAHVAREEGTLLYTMNRAKADPNTIVMIERYQDKAALAAHSSSPHFQALFPKIQGLLAGPAEISVFQELYST, from the coding sequence ATGCTCGCCGTGATTGCCAAGCTGCCGGTCCAGGAAGGGAAGGTCGACGACGCCATCGCGGTGCTCCGCGAATTGATGGCGCACGTGGCTCGCGAGGAGGGCACCCTCCTGTACACGATGAACCGGGCCAAAGCGGATCCCAATACGATCGTGATGATCGAACGGTACCAAGACAAAGCGGCGTTGGCCGCCCACTCTTCGTCGCCGCACTTCCAGGCGCTCTTTCCAAAGATCCAGGGCCTCCTGGCCGGCCCGGCCGAGATCTCGGTCTTCCAGGAGCTCTACAGCACCTGA
- a CDS encoding molybdopterin-dependent oxidoreductase, producing the protein MTSTDALDDVRRVRTACSYDCGGRCLLEVEASGDRVRHIGTDPAPDSRVRACGRGLAQGEVVRAPDRLTAPLRRVGERGSGDFAPVSWDEALATVAGELARVRDRYGPASVVLLDSYGSLGALHNTSNTARRFFSLFGGATTRWGNTSLEGAIFASRATFGAALTGSTRDTLLSSRLVFLWGWNPVVTRFGPDTVGYLEKAREQGAKIVCVDPRQSPSAAALADEWVPIRPGTDAAMLIAMAHVTIAEDLHDLAFLEAHTTGFERFAEYVLGRPDGVPKTPQWAEVVTGVPAETIERLARLYATVRPAALCTGWAPGRSAFGEQFHRAAQVLCAMTGNLGVEGGWVAGGTGILPLGSLAKSLPVPKAAGPQLHGTELYDALVRGKEGGYPVDPKLLYVVGCNFLNQLLDVRRGAQALQTPEFVVVHELFLTPTARHADLVLPVTHFLERDDVGQPWAGGPYVIGMEKALEPLPETRSDLEIFTELAARMGIAEYNDKADEEWLREMVAATPGLPDFETLKRQGVHRLDPDRPWVAFREQIEDPTRHRFRTPSGKIEIHSQKLAELDDPLVPPIPTYLTGWEGPGHALAARYPLQLVSPHSRGRINSQGDNIPRMKALADDALWLHPDDAAARDIADGDRVRVVSDRGELSALAKVTDRIMPGVVSLDAGAWYRPDAAGVDRGGSVNVLTGGRRSPGGAFPGSTCLVEVRREA; encoded by the coding sequence ATGACCTCGACCGATGCCCTAGACGACGTCCGGCGCGTGCGCACCGCGTGCTCCTACGACTGCGGGGGGCGGTGCCTGCTCGAGGTGGAGGCGTCGGGCGACCGTGTCCGGCACATCGGCACCGATCCGGCCCCGGACTCGCGCGTCCGGGCCTGCGGGCGGGGGCTCGCCCAGGGGGAGGTGGTGCGCGCCCCCGATCGGCTCACCGCTCCGCTGCGGCGGGTGGGGGAGCGGGGGAGCGGAGACTTCGCGCCCGTCTCCTGGGACGAGGCGCTGGCCACGGTGGCGGGAGAGCTCGCCCGGGTGCGGGACCGCTACGGCCCCGCGTCGGTGGTCCTGCTGGACTCCTACGGCTCCCTGGGAGCTCTCCACAACACCTCCAACACGGCCCGCCGGTTCTTCTCCCTGTTCGGGGGCGCCACCACCCGGTGGGGCAACACCTCGCTGGAGGGGGCCATCTTCGCCTCCCGGGCCACCTTCGGCGCAGCCCTCACCGGTTCGACCCGCGACACGCTCCTCTCCTCGCGGCTCGTCTTCCTGTGGGGCTGGAACCCCGTGGTCACGCGGTTCGGGCCCGACACCGTGGGCTACCTGGAGAAGGCCCGGGAGCAGGGGGCGAAGATCGTCTGCGTGGACCCCCGGCAAAGCCCCTCGGCCGCCGCCCTGGCCGACGAGTGGGTTCCCATCCGGCCGGGCACCGACGCGGCGATGCTCATCGCCATGGCCCACGTGACGATCGCCGAGGACCTGCACGACCTGGCGTTCCTAGAGGCGCACACCACCGGCTTCGAGCGCTTTGCCGAGTACGTCCTGGGCCGCCCGGACGGGGTGCCCAAGACGCCCCAGTGGGCCGAGGTCGTCACGGGCGTGCCGGCCGAGACCATCGAGCGACTCGCGCGGCTCTATGCCACGGTCCGCCCCGCCGCCCTCTGCACCGGGTGGGCACCGGGGCGCAGCGCCTTCGGCGAGCAGTTTCACCGGGCCGCCCAGGTGCTGTGCGCCATGACCGGCAACCTCGGGGTCGAGGGCGGGTGGGTCGCAGGCGGCACGGGCATCCTGCCCCTGGGCTCCCTGGCCAAGTCCCTGCCCGTGCCCAAGGCCGCGGGCCCCCAGCTCCACGGCACCGAGCTCTACGACGCGCTGGTTCGGGGCAAGGAGGGCGGGTACCCGGTCGACCCGAAGCTCCTCTACGTGGTCGGGTGCAACTTTCTCAACCAGCTCCTCGACGTGAGGCGGGGGGCACAGGCGCTCCAGACGCCGGAGTTCGTGGTCGTCCACGAGCTCTTTCTGACCCCAACGGCCCGCCACGCCGACCTTGTGCTGCCGGTCACCCACTTCCTGGAGCGCGACGACGTGGGGCAGCCCTGGGCCGGCGGTCCCTACGTCATCGGCATGGAGAAGGCGCTGGAGCCGCTGCCCGAGACCCGGTCGGACCTGGAGATCTTCACCGAGCTCGCCGCGCGGATGGGCATCGCGGAATACAACGACAAGGCGGATGAGGAGTGGCTGCGGGAGATGGTCGCCGCGACCCCCGGCCTTCCCGACTTCGAGACCCTCAAGCGCCAGGGCGTCCACCGCCTGGATCCCGACCGGCCCTGGGTCGCCTTTCGCGAGCAGATCGAGGACCCCACCCGCCATCGGTTTCGGACTCCATCGGGGAAGATCGAGATCCACAGCCAGAAGCTCGCCGAGCTCGACGACCCCCTGGTCCCCCCCATCCCCACCTATCTGACGGGTTGGGAGGGCCCGGGTCACGCACTCGCGGCCCGCTACCCCCTCCAACTCGTGAGCCCCCACTCCCGGGGCCGGATCAACTCCCAGGGCGACAACATCCCCCGCATGAAGGCCCTGGCCGACGACGCGCTCTGGCTCCACCCCGACGACGCCGCGGCGCGCGACATTGCCGACGGCGACCGGGTCCGGGTGGTGAGCGACCGGGGAGAGCTCTCGGCGCTCGCCAAGGTCACGGACCGCATCATGCCCGGCGTCGTGAGCCTGGACGCCGGCGCCTGGTACCGGCCCGACGCAGCCGGAGTCGACCGCGGAGGCTCGGTCAACGTGCTCACCGGCGGCCGCCGCTCGCCGGGAGGGGCCTTCCCCGGAAGCACCTGTCTCGTGGAGGTCCGCAGGGAGGCTTGA
- a CDS encoding ATP-binding protein, translating into MGLEERDQSAMEGTADLVESSTRQLEAYARSVSELQRQVIERTLQVEATNRELEAFAYSVSHDLRAPLERIHDFGRALEEDYAERLDDLGRDYLRRIRGATLRMGQLIDALLRLSRLTQQEMHRVPVDLSRIAQEVVEGLRAAEPSRVVSVRIATGLVAEVDPALLRIALENLLGNAWKFTSKRSGAAIEFDSLEGSEGEAPWAADRPVYFVRDNGVGFDAAYAGKLFGAFQRLHGEAEFPGTGIGLATVQRIIHRHGGQVWAESVPGEGATFFFTV; encoded by the coding sequence ATGGGCTTGGAGGAGCGGGACCAGAGCGCCATGGAGGGGACCGCGGACCTCGTGGAATCCAGCACTCGGCAACTGGAAGCATACGCCCGGTCCGTGTCCGAACTGCAGCGGCAGGTGATCGAACGCACGCTCCAGGTCGAGGCGACCAATCGGGAACTCGAGGCGTTTGCCTACTCTGTCTCCCACGACCTGCGTGCCCCCCTGGAAAGGATCCATGATTTTGGTCGCGCTCTCGAGGAGGATTACGCCGAGCGGCTCGACGACCTTGGTCGGGACTATCTGCGCCGGATTCGAGGAGCCACCCTGCGCATGGGGCAGCTGATCGATGCCCTCTTGCGGCTCTCTCGTCTGACGCAGCAGGAAATGCACCGGGTTCCCGTGGACTTGAGCCGCATCGCGCAGGAGGTCGTCGAGGGGTTGCGCGCCGCGGAGCCTTCGCGGGTGGTGAGCGTTCGGATCGCTACTGGGCTCGTGGCCGAGGTCGACCCGGCCCTGCTGCGCATCGCTCTGGAGAACCTCCTGGGGAACGCTTGGAAATTTACCTCGAAGCGCTCCGGCGCGGCCATCGAGTTCGACAGCCTGGAGGGCTCGGAAGGGGAGGCGCCCTGGGCTGCGGACCGACCGGTCTACTTCGTGCGGGACAACGGGGTCGGATTCGACGCGGCTTACGCCGGCAAGCTCTTCGGGGCGTTCCAGCGGCTTCACGGGGAAGCTGAGTTTCCAGGCACCGGCATCGGCCTGGCCACGGTACAGCGCATCATCCACCGTCACGGAGGGCAGGTGTGGGCCGAGTCGGTGCCAGGCGAGGGGGCGACGTTCTTCTTTACCGTATAG
- a CDS encoding TM2 domain-containing protein: MPDTHRKSIGYIVWLFGFTGAHRFYYGKPVSGVIWFLTLGLLGVGWLVDLFLIPSMDREADLRFRPGPVDYNVAWILLTFLGPLGVHRMYLGKWGTGILWLLTGGLLGLGWVYDFLTLNDQITVVNARSGPAGPRPEPGR, encoded by the coding sequence TTGCCCGACACGCATCGCAAGTCCATCGGCTACATCGTGTGGCTCTTCGGGTTTACCGGGGCCCACCGCTTCTACTACGGGAAGCCCGTCTCGGGGGTGATCTGGTTCCTCACCCTGGGGCTCCTGGGGGTGGGGTGGCTGGTGGACCTCTTCCTCATCCCCTCCATGGACCGGGAGGCGGATCTGCGCTTTCGGCCGGGTCCCGTGGACTACAACGTCGCGTGGATCCTCCTGACGTTCCTGGGGCCCCTGGGCGTGCACCGGATGTACCTGGGCAAGTGGGGCACCGGGATCCTGTGGCTCCTCACGGGCGGCCTCCTGGGCCTGGGCTGGGTGTATGATTTCCTCACCCTGAACGACCAGATCACCGTGGTGAACGCCCGCAGCGGGCCAGCCGGGCCCCGCCCGGAGCCCGGCAGGTGA